TAAGCCGATTGTAAAGAGAGAGGGTTTTTACCTTGCCAAGACTTGTATGCGCATGTTAGAAGCCGCGTTCCGTTTTAACTTTGTACTAGTTAGACGAGAAAATGTATTTCTCAAATAAGTTACGAAGTTAACAATGGTTAAATTAACGAGTTGAAAATTAACGATATTTTTTAGCGTTGGTTTTCGAAAAGAAAGGGAATTGTAGGCACTGTATGGCTAAGGCCGATACGATCGAAACCGAGGGCACTGTGATTGAGCCATTACCAAATGCAATGTTTCGCGTTGCGTTAGCTAATGGTCATAAACTGTTATGTCACATTTCCGGTAAAATGCGTATGCATTTCATAAAAATATTACCTGGAGATAAGGTTACGGTTGAGTTGTCTCCATACGACCTAACAAGAGGTCGGATCACCTATCGAGCAAAGTGAGTGATCATGAAGGTTCGAGCATCAGTTCGTAAAATTTGTGCAAAATGCAAAGTTATTCGACGTAAAGGTTTAGTACGAATTATTTGTACCAACCCTCGTCATAAACAACGTCAAGGCTAGAGGGTATACCCTTTAAAGAAAGGCAGCGGTCACTATGGCGCGCATAAGCGGTGTCGACTTACCGCGTAACAAGAGAGTTGAAATCGCCCTGACGTACATATTCGGGGTTGGAAGAAAACTCGCAAAAGACATCATTCAAGCTGCTGGTGTTGATCCGGTAACTCGTACAGACAATCTTACCGAAGGTGAGGTTGCAAAACTGCGTGAGATTATTGAGCGTAATTACAAGGTTGAAGGCGATTTACGTCGTGAAATATCGATGAATATCAATCGTCTTATGGACCTTGGTTGTTATCGCGGATTGAGACATCGCAAAGGTTTACCGGTTCGTGGGCAAAGAACTCATACGAATTCTAGAACCCGAAAAGGGCCAAAACGCATGGTACATCGTGGTGGCTCAACTGCAACTGCAAGATGATCAAGGTCTAAGAGGCTAAACGATGGCAACAGCTTCGGGCAGAACTGCCAAGAAGGTTAAGAAAAACATACCAACAGGTATGGCTTTTATTCAGGCAACTTTTAACAATACTATGGTTACCATTACTGATTCACAAGGTAATGTGCTTTCATGGTGTAGTGCTGGCGCAAAGGGTTTTCGTGGTTCACGAAAGTCAACCCCATTTGCCGCACAAATTGCTGCACAAGATGCAGCTGAGAAAGCTGCCGAGCATGGTGTAAGATCCGTTGGTGTACTTGTTAGGGGGCCTGGTGCTGGCCGAGAGGCAGCAGTTAGAGCTCTGCAATCAGCCGGTATGAATATTACCATGATACGTGATATTACACCGGTGCCACATAATGGTTGTCGTCCTCCAAAGAAACGGCGCGTTTGATCCTTTAGGAAGATTAGATATGGCTCGATACACTGATTCAGCGTGCCGACTTTGTCGGCGTGAAAATTTGAAGCTCTTCTTAAAAGGAGAGCGTTGTTACACCGAAAAGTGTGCGGTTGAAAGGCGACCTTATCCTCCTGGTCAACAAGGTCAGGGTCGCCATAAATTTTCTGAATATGGTATTCAGTTGCGTGAAAAGCAAAAAGTTCGCCGTATTTATGGAATTCTCGAACGCCAATTCCAGCATTATTACGAAAAGGCGGCGAGAAAGAAAGGAATCACCGGCGAGCAACTGTTGCAAATATTAGAAAGTCGTCTTGATAATGTTGTTTATCGTTTAGGTTTTGCCGCTTCTCGTACTGAAGCACGTCTGTTAGTGCGTCATGGTCACGTAACCGTGAATGGTCATCGGGTTACTGTGCCAGCTTATGAGGTTACTACTGGGACAACCATTACTGTACGTGAAGCTTCAAGACAGATTGGCCGCGTAGCTGAAGCATTAGCTAATGTTGAAAAGCGTGGTGTACCAGATTGGTTAGAACTCGACGCAAAGAATTTTTCTGGCAGCGTTAAGGCTATGCCTGCTCGTGAGCACATTACGATGCCGATACAAGAGCAGCTTATTGTCGAGCTCTATTCGAAATAATCTCTGAAGGAGCAAGGAACTCACATGCATCGCAACTGGCGCGATTTGATCCGTCCAAAGAATCTCATCGTAGATCGGGAATCTTTTACTGACAGTTATGGTAAGTTCTTTGCCGAACCATTAGAACGTGGATTCGGAGTAACTTTAGGTAATGCCCTGCGACGTGTATTACTATCATCGCTACAAGGGGCAGCGGTGTCTGCAGTACGTATTGATGGTGCACTGCATGAATTTACGACTATTCCGGATGTCACGGAAGATGTCACTGACATTGTTTTGGCGCTA
This genomic interval from Deltaproteobacteria bacterium contains the following:
- the infA gene encoding translation initiation factor IF-1, giving the protein MAKADTIETEGTVIEPLPNAMFRVALANGHKLLCHISGKMRMHFIKILPGDKVTVELSPYDLTRGRITYRAK
- the rpmJ gene encoding 50S ribosomal protein L36; its protein translation is MKVRASVRKICAKCKVIRRKGLVRIICTNPRHKQRQG
- the rpsM gene encoding 30S ribosomal protein S13, coding for MARISGVDLPRNKRVEIALTYIFGVGRKLAKDIIQAAGVDPVTRTDNLTEGEVAKLREIIERNYKVEGDLRREISMNINRLMDLGCYRGLRHRKGLPVRGQRTHTNSRTRKGPKRMVHRGGSTATAR
- the rpsK gene encoding 30S ribosomal protein S11 translates to MATASGRTAKKVKKNIPTGMAFIQATFNNTMVTITDSQGNVLSWCSAGAKGFRGSRKSTPFAAQIAAQDAAEKAAEHGVRSVGVLVRGPGAGREAAVRALQSAGMNITMIRDITPVPHNGCRPPKKRRV
- the rpsD gene encoding 30S ribosomal protein S4 is translated as MARYTDSACRLCRRENLKLFLKGERCYTEKCAVERRPYPPGQQGQGRHKFSEYGIQLREKQKVRRIYGILERQFQHYYEKAARKKGITGEQLLQILESRLDNVVYRLGFAASRTEARLLVRHGHVTVNGHRVTVPAYEVTTGTTITVREASRQIGRVAEALANVEKRGVPDWLELDAKNFSGSVKAMPAREHITMPIQEQLIVELYSK